The Phoenix dactylifera cultivar Barhee BC4 unplaced genomic scaffold, palm_55x_up_171113_PBpolish2nd_filt_p 001156F, whole genome shotgun sequence genome contains the following window.
AAAGAagcgaaggagatggcttccaaGAAGAGGGCGGAGGTCGATTGCCGAGCGGCAGagccaccttcctatcactctAGAAAGCCAGAGGAGGTTGAGGATCTAGATGAGGAGGCGGCAGATATTCAGGCGGCCATGCATGCAagcctggatgatcagtggcagcaggaggaggtggccaggcatagggctcgatttgggccctctgCATACGAGTCGGACGGCGGTTCTTGGAGCACTAGACAAGATCCAGAGTTCTTGAGGACAACTTCAGTCTGGAAGGGCGTCGGCAAAGAACGTGGCCGGTTGCATCTATGCTGGGTAgttttggtagccgaaagaagtcATCTAGAGAAATTTCACAAGGAGCGATAATTcatgatgtagatccgcatgctctccccagcagagattcaaggcagcagagggtagacacaacgtggatgaaggataagaaaaaaattatgtggcgagctattggatcctggtttcacttcagccacattctagcgaatgtggcagacaatacatactacaaGTCTGCCATTGCCGCCATACAAGCTGCCGGTCCCGGTGTAGTTCCTTTAGGTCCGAAAGACAtatacggtgagcttcttgacaacaataaggaggagctagagaattggattgactcctataagagcaagtggcccatatatggactaaccatCATGTGCGATGGTTGGATCGGTCCGACCAGGCGGAGcatcatcaactttctgacatactgtgatgcgaagaccttcttccacaagttggttgatgcttcggcttatgtgcacaacaccacgtacatgctgaaacttatggaggatgtgattgatctggtaggagaggagaatgtcgtgctggtcgtcactgataatgggccgcaatataaggctgccgggcaggtcttgatggagcggcgaccacatattttctggactctatgtgctgcacattgtatcgatCTCATGTTGATGGACATTGGAAAGATCCGTAGAGTGCAACAAACGATGGAGACAGCCCAACCATTACCAGGTATATTTATAGTCATAACTGGATCCTTTCATTGATGAGAAAGTATACACAAGGAGAGATTCTGAGATCAGGAGTCACACAGTTTGCTACCAACTTCATCGCACTTGATAGCATACTCGAGAAGAGAGAAGCCCTGCGTCAGATGTTTGCCAGTCTTGAGTGGTATGATAGTAGATATTCTTATGCTGACACTGAAGGGAGCAAGATAGAAGACTTGGTGATGAGACAGCCATTCTGGCAGCGGGCTACTGCAatagtcaaggctatcaaaccattatatgaagtgctgcgggccgtagatagcgagatctacccccagatgggatttttgtatcacataatggtcaaggcaaaggatcagattatggaggcagatccagcacatggccggtcgtacatcaacatcattgagcAATGGTGGGGAGCGCAAATGGGTAAGGATTTGCATCTAGCGGGTAAGCTAAGATATAATTATAGTGATGGatgtaattatataattatgctaagataatctcgtatatgtgcagcatactacctAAACCTCCGGTTTCAGTACACTTCTGGATGCATACTACCTAGCATAgatggaattggtatggatgaaacacttctggatgctttgcgtaatgtgatttacaagatggagcaTGATCCAGAAAAAGCGGTCCTATGTCTTGAAGAGGTAATTATGATTTAGTAATTACCATCATCTGTAAGTATATCagcatctttaattattaacatgattttcttatgcttatttttcatagagcaaattatttagagagggcagctaCAAGTTTGGCCAACGAGCGGCTGTCGTCAGCAAACACAATATGAATCCAGGTACGTGACACATCAGGAAAACATTCATCCGGTGTTACTTAGTTACTATTATGGaactatcatatatgtaattttcataaatatttttgcagctgaatggtgggtgcattttggcgggtccgcgagaaatctaaagcggataactatccggatcctcttccaaacagtctcctctagtggctgtgagcgcaattgatccaccttcgcccttatccacagcaaacaaagaaaccgtttgacgcaaaaatgcctcaacgaccttgtttatgtgcattacaatttgcggttgaggctaaagtgcATCCAGGAGGAAGCGGAGCTCAAGTATACATATCCGATTTACAGACCTTCACCGCTGATGACGATGATCCACTACTCGGCTAGCTTGTAGGCCAGCAGCAGGAGTCCGAGCTTGACGAGCCAGGATCGCCTCCACGATCAGCTAGCTTCATAGCCACCGAAGCTAGGGTCGATCCAGAGCAATAGGCTGAGCGCAATATTCCACGCACTCCCAGAGTTGATCAGCCGCAGGCACAGGAGAGCCAGTCACCACATGATTGGTACGAGACACCCTTCGAGAGAGCTGATCGAGAGATGCTTGGCAGACAAGGGCGACATAGCCAGACAGAGAGGGCCAGGAAAGGAAAACAAAGGGTCCCAATGGAGAGTGTTGAGGAAGAGACTTGGACTAGCagcgatgaaggttctggtggtgatggatcttctagccatggagggagtggaggacagtatggtactCATGAGACACAGCCGGAGGGTGGTCTTTATTTCACCGGTGAGTCCTAATTTACGAGTGCTACACAGGATACGGACTACGGTCGACCACCTGATAGATTTCGTGAGGATATCATTGGATATAGAAGACGGGCTCGAGGTTGTTCAGGAAGA
Protein-coding sequences here:
- the LOC120108061 gene encoding uncharacterized protein LOC120108061, which gives rise to MRKYTQGEILRSGVTQFATNFIALDSILEKREALRQMFASLEWYDSRYSYADTEGSKIEDLVMRQPFWQRATAIVKAIKPLYEVLRAVDSEIYPQMGFLYHIMVKAKDQIMEADPAHGRSYINIIEQWWGAQMGKDLHLAAYYLNLRFQYTSGCILPSIDGIGMDETLLDALRNVIYKMEHDPEKAVLCLEESKLFREGSYKFGQRAAVVSKHNMNPGT